From the Planktothricoides raciborskii GIHE-MW2 genome, the window TTCTTGGAAAAAGGATAAGGGCGCGATCGCACTGGTGGGGTTATGGGGATAACTCAACACCATCATCCGCGCTTGTTCCAGGACAGCTTGGGGAATTTCTGAAAATATGGGCAAAAACCCGTTTTCTGCCCGTAAAGACATGGGATAAATTTGACCGGACGCCAAATAAACTCCCCCCGCATGGGAAGGATAGCCCGGATCCATCAATAAGGCAAACTCCCCTGGATTTAAAATCGCCAAAGGCAAATGGGCAGTCCCCTCTTGAGAACCAATCAGTTGGAGTACCTCGGTTTCTGGATCGATCGCCACTCCATATTTATTGGTGTACCATTGAGCGGCGACTTGCCGAAAATCTTTGGTGCCGTGAAACAACAAATAACGGTGGGTTTCTGGGTCGGGCAGGGATTGGGCGATCGCCGAAATCGCATTTGGGGGTGCAGGCAGATCGGCTGATCCCAAAGATAAATCAATCACATCAAGTCCAGCGGCTTTAGCCTTTGCCTTGGCATTGTCCATATCCGCAAAGACATTAGATCGCAGGGGGTCTAAACGAGTGGCAAACTTCATAAATTTTTCTCTCCCAATCTTTCCTTTCTCTGAAACCCCTAAGAATCCGTCGCACCGCTTTGAAGCTGAGAATCGAGCAATTGAATGATTTTATCCTTGGTAATTGCCCCTTCATGCTCCAGAATTAGCTCACCACTCCGAAACATCCGTAAAGCGGGAACCCCTTCAACCTTATATGCTTTCACGGTTTCTTGATTAGGATCCACTTCCATTTTCACCACTTTGAGGCGATCGCTATACATCTGGGCGATCTTGTCCATCGAAGGTGACACCAAACGACAAGGGCCACACCAAGGTGCCCAAAAATAAGCTAAAACAGGTTGCTCAGACTCCAATACTTCTGTTTTAAATTCCTTATCTGTAATGACTTGAACGCTACCGCTCATTAGACCTTCTCTATAAATTCTTACTTGACTGTTAATAATCTTTCTCGATTGGTTACGAGAACAAGTTCAATTTGTTTTTTGGCGCGATCGTCAGCAGACAGATGGGATCTGCACTTTACTGACTCCACCTTTCTTTAATTTATCATGTTAGGGTTTTCTCCTTAAACCCACGAGCATTTTTTCCGGGAAATGGCCAAAAAAATGATCCCCTGACCCCCAGGCCAGAGGATAATTCATTACAAGCGGTCAGCGATCGGCTATCGGTCATCAACTATCAGCTATCAGCGGTTGAGAGGCGATCGGGCGAAGTCTCTACATCACCAAATGCATCACTAAATGCCGTCAAGTTCAGCCCGTAATTTTTCCAACTCGTCGTCAACGGCTGTTTTTTTGCCAGTGGTTTGACCCGAAGAAGGTAACTGACCTTGAGCCGCAGAACCTCCAGTTAACAATTGTTGCTTCATCGCCGCCAGTTCATCCTCCACGCCGCTACCAGCTTCCAGCAGAGCAAATTGTTGCTCCAGACCGGAACTGCCCAGTTCTGCTGCCGCTTGAGAACGCGCTTCCATTTGTAAGACTTTCTCTTCCATGCGGTCAAAGGCACTCATCGCACTGCTGGTATTCAGCGAACCAATGGTATTTTGCAATTGTTCATTTGCTTTGGCTGCTTGGGCGCGGGCTTTGAGCATATTTTTCTTGGTCTTGGCTTCGGAAATTTTACTTTCCAAACCGATCAAGTTGCGCTTGAGAGTCTCCACCTGGGAGCTTTGCTGGTCTAACTGAGCTTTAATCGTTTCAGCGGTTTCCGTGTTAGTTTTTTTCCGCTGGAGAGCTTGACGAGCCAGTTCTTCATCCCCTTTTTGTAAAGCCAGCATCGCTCTTTGTTGCCAGGTATTAGCCTCGGTTTGCGCTTGTTCGTACTGTTTCTGGCTTCTTTTTTGGGTCGCAATGGCCGTGGCCACTGCTTGACGCAGTTGTACCAGGTCTTCCTGCATATCAACAATCGCTTGCTCCAGAA encodes:
- a CDS encoding co-chaperone YbbN — encoded protein: MSGSVQVITDKEFKTEVLESEQPVLAYFWAPWCGPCRLVSPSMDKIAQMYSDRLKVVKMEVDPNQETVKAYKVEGVPALRMFRSGELILEHEGAITKDKIIQLLDSQLQSGATDS
- a CDS encoding PspA/IM30 family protein; the encoded protein is MGLFDRIGRVVKANINDLVNKAEDPEKILEQAIVDMQEDLVQLRQAVATAIATQKRSQKQYEQAQTEANTWQQRAMLALQKGDEELARQALQRKKTNTETAETIKAQLDQQSSQVETLKRNLIGLESKISEAKTKKNMLKARAQAAKANEQLQNTIGSLNTSSAMSAFDRMEEKVLQMEARSQAAAELGSSGLEQQFALLEAGSGVEDELAAMKQQLLTGGSAAQGQLPSSGQTTGKKTAVDDELEKLRAELDGI